The DNA window CGGCTCATCGAGGAACGGTGCCGTGTCGATGACGATGTAGTCGAACATGCGCTTGAGCATGCCGATGGTCTTGACGACCACCTGGGTGGACACCTCGTCTGCGAGTGACGGCTCGAGGGGCGCTGAGAGCACCTTCATCCCGCTCGAGTGGGTCGCCAGGAGGCTGTACAGGAGCTCCTCGTCGAGCTTGTCGATGTCCCTGGCGACGTCGACGATCGTGTGCTTCGGGTCGACCTGGAGTGAGATGCAGATGTCGCCGAACTGCAGGTCGGCGTCGAGGATGACCACGCGGCCGGGGTCGCCCCACATGGCGAGGGTGAGGGCCGTGTTGGTGGTCGTCATCGTCTTGCCGGCGCCGCCCTTGGGCGACATGATCGTGACGACCTTGCCGATCTTGCGCCTCGCCACCGCCTCGGGGGCCTGTCGCTGCGAGAGCTGGACCACGACCCCGAGGGCCTCTTCGATCTTGCTGACCGTCAGCGGAGACTCGATCACGTCCTTGATCCCTGTCCGCAGCGCAGCCCGCAACAGATCGGTGCTCATCGTCTCCGCCACCATCACGATCGGAAGAGAGGGGCGGACGTCGAAGAGCTGAGACACATCGGTGACCCCCGCCTCGTGGGCGAAGGCCGGTCCGATGACGGCGATGTCGATCCCTTCCTCGGTGAGCCGGCGCTGGGCGTCTGTGATGTTGCGGGCGCTGTAGACCTTGTGGCCGTTCAACAGCCCCCGCGCTCCATCAACGAACGCGTCGTCGGTGTCGACGAGGAGGATCGAATACGTGCCGGCGTCAGTTGCCAAGCGACTCTCCCAAAAGCCTCAGCTGCTCCTCGATGCGGTCGAGCAAGGCGAACAGATCGTCCACGAGGACGCCCTGTGCCT is part of the Acidimicrobiia bacterium genome and encodes:
- a CDS encoding AAA family ATPase, which codes for MATDAGTYSILLVDTDDAFVDGARGLLNGHKVYSARNITDAQRRLTEEGIDIAVIGPAFAHEAGVTDVSQLFDVRPSLPIVMVAETMSTDLLRAALRTGIKDVIESPLTVSKIEEALGVVVQLSQRQAPEAVARRKIGKVVTIMSPKGGAGKTMTTTNTALTLAMWGDPGRVVILDADLQFGDICISLQVDPKHTIVDVARDIDKLDEELLYSLLATHSSGMKVLSAPLEPSLADEVSTQVVVKTIGMLKRMFDYIVIDTAPFLDEPVLSILERSDAVLLVVDMDLPSVKNAKLALDTLRLIKFPFEKIKLVLNRVNSKARLDIDELERSLGLEVMAAISSDKLVPRAVNEGEPVVSMYPRSRVARDLRSVARLVVDGEMSGEDDAEDDGAKRRWFGNR